CTGTCATTCTCCGCATCGGGGCAATGAACTACTTTGTCCTCGTTTATACAAGCCCAGGTAAACCCCACGGGTTTCGGTATTCTCATGATTCTTTCCAGGAACCATTCGGGATATCCTCTGTGAGCTTTCATGACTGCATGTTCGCCCTCGACAAAATAAATTGACACATGGTCCGCCACCTCGATATTCGAGCACATCGATTCGACAGCGTTTTCAAGAACTTCCTGTAATTCCGTCGATTGGTTTACACTCTGCGTAACCGTACATACAATTTCCTCATAACGGTTTTTCCTAGAGAGCCGTTCGAGATTCTCCTTGAGGGACTCGGCCTGTTTCGCATTATTGATGGCGGTTTCAATCTGGTTAGAAACAATTTTTAAAAGTCTGATTTCTTCATCATCAAAAGAATCTTCTTCGGTGGATGCAATAGCAATCACGCCTACAGTTTCATTCGATGAAATCAGCGGAACGGCCAAATAACTTTTCTGCCCAAGGGTCCTTCCGGCATTACCGATGATTTTATCTTCGTCGATATTAGAAACATATCTGCATTTTCCTTCCAGAATCGTGTGCCAGACTGCTCCTTTGCCGAAGGGAATTCTGCCTGCTTTTCTAATATACTCCTCGGTCAGACCCCTATTTGTTTGTAGAACGGCGGTGTCATGTTCCACAAAATATGTCATGACAACGCTGGCGTTTTCAACATTTTTACTAATAACATCCACTGCATTCTCCAGTACTTCGTTCAGGTCTAGAGATTGGTGAACTATTCTTGTAACCGTACTTATAATTTCCTCATAACGGTTTTTTCTGGATAATTGCTCAACGTTCGACCTCAGGGCGTCTTCGGCTTTCTTACGTACCTCGATTTCGGATTTAAGCTTTTTGTTGAGCTCTACGAGTTCGGCGGTTCTTTCCGCGATCTTGATTTCAAGCTCGTTATAGGTTTTTTTAAGCTCGTCCTTCGCTTTTTTGCGCTCGGTAATATCATTCAGAATCCCCACAAAGTGAGTAAGAGAGCCGGAATCATCTCTGACCGGAGCGACTATAAGTTCGTTCCAGAAGAGCGTTCCGTCTTTTTTGTAATTTCTGAGCAAGCCGTTAAATGGTTTCCCCTTTTCGAGAGCGGCTCTCAGTTCCGTAAGGGCTTCCTGATCTGTGTCGGTTCCCTGAAGAAACCGGCAGTTTTTGCCGATAACCTCTTCGCGTGCATAGCCGGTCATTTTCAAAAAGGCGGCATTGCAATTATTAACTGGATAGTCGTCTTCATCTGTGCCGGTAACTATGATGCCGTTAGTTATGGTTTCGAAAGCGAGGTCCCTAATCCTTTTTATTCCTTCCAGTTCTTTTCTCCCGGTTATGTCTTCTGAAATGCCCAGAAGGTATTTGGATTTGTTGTTCTCATCTTTTATAGCTATTTTCTTAGTATGGAGTATTCGCAGACCTTTATCTTTTGTGTGTATAGGCTCTTCCTCGATTTCAAGGACTTTTCCTGACCGAAGCACTTCCCTGTCCTTTGCCATAAAGAAATCGGCTTGTTCTTTATGAAAGATATCGTAATCATTTTTACCGAGGAGATCGTTGCTCGTATAGCCGATCAGTTCCTCGCCCGCCCTGTTTAATCTGACAAAACGGAGATTTTCCGCCTCCTTCAAAAAAATCATGTCGGCAATGTTTTCTATGATGGAGTCGAAAAACAATTTGTTTTCGTAGAACTCCGTTTCAGCTTTTTTCAGCTCCGAAATATCGTCTATGACGCACAGTATCAGGCGCTCGTCATCGAATTCGAGAAGTTTAGTGTGAACACATGCGGGGAAGGTCTCACGGTTTTTCTTCTTAAGGATGAGCTCACAGTTTGTCGAGCCGTTTTTCAATGTCTCTTCAATTATTTTGCCGTGTGCGTTAAGTGTTTCAGAGGTTTGTAGAGCGGTGATGTTTAAAGAATCTATTTCATTCGCAGAATAACCGAATACCTCAATGAATTTATCATTTACTTCATAGATATTTCCTTCACGGTCATGTAGGAGTACAATGATATTTAGTTTGTAGAATATTTCTCTATAGTTATCAATAGCTAACGATAACGCTTTCGATTGAGCTTTATTGTTTTCAGCCATTCGGTTATACCCCTGCTACATAGAATACGTTTACAATCATTATACTATAAAAGTTCTCTCCGAATGTCTAGAAATGTACTATAGAAAAACCGGGCAATGAAAATTACAGGTATATGCTGCATTGCTTCTTTAATCAATTTCGTTGTGAGTCTAACAGATTTGGTGCTGGCTAAAAGCATCTCTCTATACAGTACATCTGAAAAAACCGCGCAAAAGTGATAAGTATAGAGTGAGGGCGTTGATTTTGGAGAAGATCGCAATTATAATAACTTTTTCAAGCAACAATGAGAGCCTGGAAGCTTGCCGGTTATTTCCTATATAAACTCAAATTCAGGTATTGTAATTACACCCTTTAAGTGGGCTGTTAGCTCAGCTAGGTAGAGCAGATGACTCTTAATCATCGGGCCGGGGGTTCGATTCCCTCACAGCCCACCACTTGCGAGAGTGGCGGAATTGGCAGACGCGCTGGATTTAGGATCCAGTACTTAACCGTGTGGGGGTTCGACTCCCCCCTCTCGCACCATATGCTCACCCTTTAATTCATCTTGAATGAGCTAAATCTCACTCTCTAATTTAAAGGAATGTATCTGATCTTATTAGCCGTGTAGCAGAGTATTAATGTTTGAAGGGCAAGAGCCGCGCGGATTATCCCGGCGGCCCTTATATTCCGGCATTTAATCTGTTGATTACCTTAGCTCATCAATAGACGCGCCGAAGTTGATGTGGAAAGTCTGGCCGTCTATGACCAAGGCGGGCACAGATTCTACCCCGGCGGCTTCGGCTTCTGATATCCTATCTCTTTCCTCTCCGAGGTGCACGCTCTCGACCTCGTATTTTCCAGGGTCAAGCGCCTCGGCAAGACCCCTTTCGGCGCTAACGCACACCGGGCATCCTGCGTGATAGAAAGTTGCTTTACTCATGATTACTACCTCCTTATAAATTATAGTATCGACTCGATATATATTATCCGGTTTTCAAAAGGCATTGTCAAGCTGGTTTCGATTCGATACAATGATTATATGGAAGACAGGGTAAAAATCGCTTATTTGATTGAGAGGCTCGGAAACCTCCTGAGGGCGGGGGAGCGCTCTCAAGGGATCATAGACGGACTGCAACCGGTCCATATTCAGATGCTCGGATACCTTTCGATCTGTAACCGCTACAGTGACACTCCCGCCGGTGTGACCGATTTCGTGGGCGCCACAAAAGGGACTACATCTCAGAGCCTGGGCGTGCTTGAGCGAAAGGGCTATATACGGAAGAAGAGTGACAAAAGAGACAGGCGCGTCGTACGCCTTGAGTT
This is a stretch of genomic DNA from Deltaproteobacteria bacterium. It encodes these proteins:
- a CDS encoding thioredoxin family protein; protein product: MMSKATFYHAGCPVCVSAERGLAEALDPGKYEVESVHLGEERDRISEAEAAGVESVPALVIDGQTFHINFGASIDELR